Proteins from one Impatiens glandulifera chromosome 2, dImpGla2.1, whole genome shotgun sequence genomic window:
- the LOC124927257 gene encoding GATA transcription factor 27-like isoform X2, whose product MGKHGPCCHCGVTSTPLWRNGPPEKPILCNACGSRWRTKGTLENYTPLHARAEITDVFDDSGSGRVKTVSLKTKEVKYVPKRKLIDNEINFDSQQKRPFDDTNRSSISSAKSKPFSEIFEKFNVGDPTDLKDLARTVAWETKKRTCVGKPNVSSSVEMLTRDLCTILHEQRQSKQFSEEDLFFENVSVEMGHGSMLIQNPSSVSKDEESEASSVSVEKKLALSKRCKDKVQNETPKIHENPNLQLLHVDLNDIVNFDVFMHNLSHEEQQHLLNQLPSPDTTSLPNSLQSMFTSNQFEESIRSFKMLLGEGILDNSMEGVSVEDCRHLKKLALSDLLKSKWFEQYITLKGVKGKGRYVVDSSEVPKEKIDNITWKTEDNPSQHSGLMKKDQPKEGVLSESKLLIASPLDDSSNQMLGSFQIDDSSNQMLGSFQIDDSSNQMLGSFQIDDSSDQMFGSFQIDDSSEMLGSFKIDDSSQMPESSQMKYETSDDQDILLDVQFNNAFPEAELLFPPPNFGSKASTMKNIRF is encoded by the exons ATGGGAAAGCATGGACCTTGCTGTCACTGTGGTGTCACAA GCACTCCGCTTTGGCGAAATGGACCACCCGAAAAGCCAATACTATGCAATGCATGTGGATCGCGATGGAGGACGAAAGGAACACTAGAAAATTATACCCCTTTACACGCTCGAGCTGAAATTACTGATGTGTTTGATGACAGTGGATCAGGAAGAGTAAAGACTGTATCTCTTAAGACCAAAGAAGTGAAGTATGTTCCAAAAAGAAAGTTAATCGACAATGAAATCAACTTTGATTCCCAACAAAAGAGACCTTTTGATGATACCAATAGATCAAGTATTAGCTCTGCTAAATCCAAACCCTTCTCTGAGAtctttgaaaagtttaatgttGGAGATCCAACTGATTTAAAAG ATCTAGCTCGAACCGTTGCATGGGAGACAAAGAAGAGGACTTGTGTTGGAAAGCCTAATGTATCTTCTTCAGTGGAGATGCTTACTAGAGATCTTTGTACCATTTTACATGAACAAAGACAATCTAAACAATTCTCTGAAGAAGATCTGTTTTTCGAGAATGTGTCTGTTGAGATGGGACATGGAAGTATGCTCATTCAAAATCCGAGTTCAGTATCCAAGGATGAGGAATCAGAAGCAAGTTCCGTTTCAGTTGAAAAAAAACTGGCTCTTTCAAAGCG TTGCAAGGATAAGGTTCAAAATGAGACACCAAAGATCCATGAAAATCCCAATTTACAGCTTCTTCATGTGGATCTTAAT GATATCGTTAACTTTGATGTGTTCATGCATAACCTGTCGCATGAAGAACAGCAACACTTGCTTAACCAGCTACCATCTCCGGACACCACAAGTCTTCCAAAcag CCTTCAGAGCATGTTTACAAGCAATCAATTTGAGGAGAGCATACGGTCATTCAAGATGTTGCTTGGGGAAGGTATTCTTGATAATTCTATGGAAGGTGTATCAGTTGAGGATTGTAGGCATCTGAAGAAGCTTGCTTTATCGGATTTGCTAAAATCAAAATGGTTTGAACAATATATCACATTGAAG GGTGTAAAAGGTAAAGGTAGATATGTTGTGGATTCTTCTGAAGTTCCAAAGGAAAAGATTGACAATATTACTTGGAAAACAGAGGATAATCCATCTCAACATTCAG GATTGATGAAGAAAGACCAGCCAAAGGAGGGTGTCTTAAGTGAAAGTAAACTCCTTATAGCTTCGCCACTTGATGATAGCTCTAATCAA ATGCTCGGCTCTTTCCAAATTGATGATAGCTCTAATCAAATGCTCGGCTCTTTCCAAATTGATGATAGCTCTAATCAAATGCTCGGCTCTTTCCAAATTGATGATAGCTCTGATCAAATGTTCGGCTCTTTCCAAATTGATGATAGCTCTGAAATGCTCGGCTCTTTCAAAATTGATGATAGCTCTCAAATGCCCGAGTCTTCCcaaatgaaatatgaaacttCTGATGATCAAGATATACTACTGGATGTGCAATTCAACAATGCATTCCCGGAGGCAGAGCTTCTCTTTCCCCCTCCAAATTTTGGTTCGAAAGCAAGTACCATGAAAAATATCCGGTTTTGA
- the LOC124927257 gene encoding GATA transcription factor 27-like isoform X1, which translates to MGKHGPCCHCGVTSTPLWRNGPPEKPILCNACGSRWRTKGTLENYTPLHARAEITDVFDDSGSGRVKTVSLKTKEVKYVPKRKLIDNEINFDSQQKRPFDDTNRSSISSAKSKPFSEIFEKFNVGDPTDLKDLARTVAWETKKRTCVGKPNVSSSVEMLTRDLCTILHEQRQSKQFSEEDLFFENVSVEMGHGSMLIQNPSSVSKDEESEASSVSVEKKLALSKRCKDKVQNETPKIHENPNLQLLHVDLNDIVNFDVFMHNLSHEEQQHLLNQLPSPDTTSLPNSLQSMFTSNQFEESIRSFKMLLGEGILDNSMEGVSVEDCRHLKKLALSDLLKSKWFEQYITLKGVKGKGRYVVDSSEVPKEKIDNITWKTEDNPSQHSGLMKKDQPKEGVLSESKLLIASPLDDSSNQMLGSFQIDDSSNQMLGSFQIDDSSNQMLGSFQIDDSSNQMLGSFQIDDSSDQMFGSFQIDDSSEMLGSFKIDDSSQMPESSQMKYETSDDQDILLDVQFNNAFPEAELLFPPPNFGSKASTMKNIRF; encoded by the exons ATGGGAAAGCATGGACCTTGCTGTCACTGTGGTGTCACAA GCACTCCGCTTTGGCGAAATGGACCACCCGAAAAGCCAATACTATGCAATGCATGTGGATCGCGATGGAGGACGAAAGGAACACTAGAAAATTATACCCCTTTACACGCTCGAGCTGAAATTACTGATGTGTTTGATGACAGTGGATCAGGAAGAGTAAAGACTGTATCTCTTAAGACCAAAGAAGTGAAGTATGTTCCAAAAAGAAAGTTAATCGACAATGAAATCAACTTTGATTCCCAACAAAAGAGACCTTTTGATGATACCAATAGATCAAGTATTAGCTCTGCTAAATCCAAACCCTTCTCTGAGAtctttgaaaagtttaatgttGGAGATCCAACTGATTTAAAAG ATCTAGCTCGAACCGTTGCATGGGAGACAAAGAAGAGGACTTGTGTTGGAAAGCCTAATGTATCTTCTTCAGTGGAGATGCTTACTAGAGATCTTTGTACCATTTTACATGAACAAAGACAATCTAAACAATTCTCTGAAGAAGATCTGTTTTTCGAGAATGTGTCTGTTGAGATGGGACATGGAAGTATGCTCATTCAAAATCCGAGTTCAGTATCCAAGGATGAGGAATCAGAAGCAAGTTCCGTTTCAGTTGAAAAAAAACTGGCTCTTTCAAAGCG TTGCAAGGATAAGGTTCAAAATGAGACACCAAAGATCCATGAAAATCCCAATTTACAGCTTCTTCATGTGGATCTTAAT GATATCGTTAACTTTGATGTGTTCATGCATAACCTGTCGCATGAAGAACAGCAACACTTGCTTAACCAGCTACCATCTCCGGACACCACAAGTCTTCCAAAcag CCTTCAGAGCATGTTTACAAGCAATCAATTTGAGGAGAGCATACGGTCATTCAAGATGTTGCTTGGGGAAGGTATTCTTGATAATTCTATGGAAGGTGTATCAGTTGAGGATTGTAGGCATCTGAAGAAGCTTGCTTTATCGGATTTGCTAAAATCAAAATGGTTTGAACAATATATCACATTGAAG GGTGTAAAAGGTAAAGGTAGATATGTTGTGGATTCTTCTGAAGTTCCAAAGGAAAAGATTGACAATATTACTTGGAAAACAGAGGATAATCCATCTCAACATTCAG GATTGATGAAGAAAGACCAGCCAAAGGAGGGTGTCTTAAGTGAAAGTAAACTCCTTATAGCTTCGCCACTTGATGATAGCTCTAATCAAATGCTCGGCTCTTTCCAAATTGATGATAGCTCTAATCAAATGCTCGGCTCTTTCCAAATTGATGATAGCTCTAATCAAATGCTCGGCTCTTTCCAAATTGATGATAGCTCTAATCAAATGCTCGGCTCTTTCCAAATTGATGATAGCTCTGATCAAATGTTCGGCTCTTTCCAAATTGATGATAGCTCTGAAATGCTCGGCTCTTTCAAAATTGATGATAGCTCTCAAATGCCCGAGTCTTCCcaaatgaaatatgaaacttCTGATGATCAAGATATACTACTGGATGTGCAATTCAACAATGCATTCCCGGAGGCAGAGCTTCTCTTTCCCCCTCCAAATTTTGGTTCGAAAGCAAGTACCATGAAAAATATCCGGTTTTGA
- the LOC124927083 gene encoding expansin-like B1, translating into MSFPTRNYYSLLCALTLLPALSYCQDYFVPSRASYYGSPDCLGNPTGACGYGEYGRTINVANVAGVSRLWRNGTGCGACYQVRCRVPNHCSDDGINVVVTDYGEGDRTDFILSTRAYGRLARPNSAAELFSYGVVDIEYKRVPCQYPGYNLLIKVKQQSKFPNYLAIVILYQAGSYDITSVEVWQEDCKEWKGMRRAYGTVWDIVTPPTGAMNFRVQVSGGDGMKWVTINKGIPNDWKAGVVYDTSVQL; encoded by the exons ATGAGTTTCCCAACTAGAAACTACTACTCCCTTCTATGTGCTCTTACTCTTCTACCAGCACTTTCATACTGTCAGGACTACTTTGTCCCCTCTAGAGCATCCTACTATGGAAGCCCCGACTGTCTAGGAAACCCAA CTGGAGCTTGCGGATATGGAGAGTATGGAAGAACCATCAATGTTGCTAATGTCGCTGGAGTCTCTCGATTATGGAGGAATGGAACTGGCTGTGGAGCTTGCTATCAG GTTAGGTGCAGGGTACCAAATCATTGCAGTGATGATGGAATCAATGTGGTGGTAACAGACTACGGTGAAGGTGACAGAACCGATTTCATTCTCAGCACTCGTGCATATGGAAGATTGGCTCGTCCGAATTCAGCTGCAGAGTTATTTTCTTATGGAGTGGTTGATATAGAATACAAAAGGGTACCTTGTCAATATCCAGGCTACAATCTCCTAATCAAGGTTAAACAGCAAAGTAAATTCCCAAATTATCTAGCCATAGTCATCTTGTATCAAGCTGGTTCATATGACATTACATCTGTTGAAGTATGGCAG GAGGATTGCAAAGAATGGAAAGGCATGAGAAGGGCTTATGGGACGGTTTGGGACATAGTTACTCCCCCAACAGGTGCAATGAACTTTAGGGTTCAAGTGAGTGGTGGTGATGGAATGAAATGGGTGACTATTAACAAAGGAATACCTAATGATTGGAAGGCTGGAGTGGTTTATGATACATCTGTTCAGTTGTAG